Proteins encoded in a region of the Paenibacillus sp. E222 genome:
- a CDS encoding MerR family transcriptional regulator, which translates to MLTIGEVAKKVDIAVGAIRFYERKGLLKPAARSEQNNRLYTEDDLNWLVFIKCLRETGMSVEDIKTYYDKVNEGTSTLPERTKLIQDQRQKLLEDIEQKKAQLVHLDHKLERYYRGENY; encoded by the coding sequence ATGTTAACAATTGGAGAAGTAGCGAAGAAAGTCGATATCGCTGTCGGGGCGATACGTTTTTACGAAAGAAAGGGCCTGTTGAAGCCTGCTGCGCGCAGTGAGCAGAATAACCGTCTTTACACGGAAGATGATCTGAATTGGCTGGTTTTTATCAAATGTCTTCGCGAAACGGGGATGAGTGTGGAGGACATTAAAACGTATTATGACAAGGTAAATGAAGGAACCTCAACTCTGCCTGAAAGAACCAAACTGATTCAAGATCAAAGGCAAAAGCTGTTGGAAGATATCGAGCAGAAAAAAGCGCAGCTCGTTCATCTGGATCACAAACTGGAGCGCTATTATCGTGGAGAAAATTATTAA
- a CDS encoding SDR family NAD(P)-dependent oxidoreductase — MKKIAFVTGANKGIGFEIVKQLGQAGWKVLLGARSAERGEAAVSELISEGLDIEFVQIDMSDLESIKRSADTITKDYPDFKLLINNAGMPGAFSRSFTDTKEEDLRNAFEVNFFGTFRLNQRLFPLIKDNEGTIVNVSTDMASLDHMQNTGFTLNAFDYNSSKTANNAMTVSMAYELKSSRAQVFAVTPGFTSTDLNGNAEGGKSKEAAAAIIVGYATDGKHHNGEFLDEKGVYAW; from the coding sequence ATGAAAAAAATCGCTTTTGTAACTGGAGCAAATAAAGGTATCGGATTTGAAATCGTTAAGCAGTTAGGTCAGGCCGGCTGGAAAGTCCTCCTTGGTGCACGCAGCGCTGAACGGGGGGAAGCGGCTGTTTCCGAGTTAATTTCCGAGGGGTTAGACATAGAGTTTGTGCAAATCGATATGAGTGACTTGGAAAGCATCAAAAGGTCGGCCGATACGATTACTAAGGATTATCCGGACTTCAAACTTCTGATCAATAATGCGGGTATGCCTGGTGCTTTCTCGCGTTCATTTACGGATACCAAAGAGGAGGATCTGAGGAACGCTTTCGAAGTCAACTTTTTCGGAACCTTCCGTCTGAACCAGCGTTTGTTCCCGTTAATCAAAGATAACGAAGGCACAATCGTTAATGTATCGACCGACATGGCTTCGCTGGATCATATGCAAAATACGGGATTTACTTTAAACGCATTTGACTATAATTCATCCAAAACCGCCAACAACGCCATGACAGTTTCGATGGCATATGAACTCAAAAGCAGCAGGGCTCAAGTATTTGCGGTAACGCCTGGATTCACATCAACAGACCTTAACGGTAATGCCGAAGGCGGTAAATCAAAAGAAGCAGCTGCTGCGATAATCGTGGGTTATGCGACAGATGGCAAACATCATAACGGAGAGTTCTTGGATGAGAAGGGCGTGTACGCCTGGTAA
- a CDS encoding GNAT family N-acetyltransferase: MKKSQVYAVTDRLHIRQFGLQDTLPFYEYRANPTISQFQSWENYSYEDAELFVDKQMNHTPNQPGTWFQFALALADSDLLIGDCALHTPLNEPRIVEIGFTLSPEHQGHGYIHEALKALLDYIFKTLGKHKVIAFTDVRNDKSIRVLERLGMRREGHMLQNYMSKGNWVDEYQYAILQSEWLID, from the coding sequence ATGAAGAAGTCACAGGTATATGCAGTAACAGATCGTCTACATATTAGGCAATTTGGCTTGCAGGATACGCTGCCTTTCTACGAGTACCGAGCAAATCCAACCATTTCCCAGTTCCAATCCTGGGAGAACTATTCGTATGAGGATGCCGAATTGTTTGTTGACAAGCAAATGAACCACACTCCTAATCAGCCAGGTACATGGTTTCAATTCGCTCTTGCCTTAGCGGATTCGGATCTGCTTATTGGAGATTGCGCTCTGCATACACCCCTTAATGAACCGAGAATTGTAGAGATTGGGTTCACTCTCTCACCTGAGCATCAAGGGCATGGATATATCCATGAAGCGCTAAAGGCATTGTTGGATTATATTTTTAAAACACTGGGCAAACACAAGGTGATTGCATTTACGGATGTACGGAATGACAAATCCATTCGCGTTCTTGAACGCTTAGGCATGAGGCGTGAAGGGCATATGTTGCAAAATTACATGTCAAAAGGAAACTGGGTGGACGAGTATCAGTATGCCATTCTCCAATCGGAGTGGTTAATTGACTGA
- a CDS encoding TetR/AcrR family transcriptional regulator, whose translation MTPRTKEQNEEIRLRRLAQIRKAAADVFLNKGPLLEIRDVAAQAGLGYGTVYHYYSNKGDLLNDLLWDALERAEGWPDAPRDSALGEEPASGPFVLGAAVHTGNAIATNSSRESHETTASAELGPVAAASVQLLQLWAEDHALYLLHKLAVEGFASLPEARSATLLAAFRHEVVAPFAALVDTGHASDGDAASGGKAAEQPYGLQRAEMLLAALVGCASLSMRRDKLHEEAMDIVRILKL comes from the coding sequence ATGACTCCACGCACGAAAGAACAAAACGAAGAAATCCGGCTGCGGCGTCTGGCGCAAATCCGTAAAGCCGCTGCCGATGTGTTTTTGAATAAAGGGCCTTTACTGGAAATCCGAGATGTGGCCGCTCAGGCTGGACTCGGGTATGGCACGGTATATCATTATTACAGCAATAAGGGCGATTTGCTCAACGATCTCCTGTGGGACGCATTGGAGCGGGCCGAGGGATGGCCAGATGCCCCGCGCGATTCGGCTTTGGGCGAGGAGCCAGCGAGTGGGCCCTTCGTCTTGGGTGCTGCCGTGCACACCGGGAATGCGATTGCGACGAATTCCAGCCGGGAAAGCCATGAAACGACCGCTTCCGCAGAACTTGGCCCCGTCGCGGCAGCCAGCGTCCAGTTGCTGCAGCTTTGGGCGGAGGACCACGCCCTATACTTGCTGCATAAGCTGGCTGTTGAGGGTTTTGCCTCGCTACCTGAAGCTCGATCAGCCACACTCTTGGCCGCTTTTCGGCATGAAGTGGTTGCGCCATTTGCCGCGCTGGTGGACACCGGGCATGCGTCAGACGGGGATGCCGCTTCCGGCGGGAAAGCGGCGGAGCAGCCCTATGGACTGCAGCGCGCGGAAATGCTGCTGGCCGCCTTGGTTGGCTGCGCCTCGCTATCGATGCGTCGCGACAAGCTGCACGAAGAGGCGATGGATATCGTCCGGATATTAAAATTATAG
- the map gene encoding type I methionyl aminopeptidase, producing MIIIKSPREIEEMKPASQIVADCYREVTKLIEPGITTLEINDFVARHITKLGGKQFTKGYNGFPAETCISINDVVAHGIPSNRVLQDGDLLKLDIVAEYGGWFGDSCMSYAVGNIRPEAQKLMKVTKECLDLGIAQAVPGGRLGDITSAIQKHAEAHGYSVVRDLLAHGIGRSLHEEPTYEHIGVAGKGIRLKEGMVFTIEPMINEGTFRITIDEDHWTARTADGKLSAQYEHTIAITSDGPLILTAQ from the coding sequence ATGATCATTATAAAATCACCTAGGGAAATTGAAGAAATGAAGCCGGCGAGCCAAATCGTTGCGGACTGCTACCGCGAGGTGACCAAACTCATTGAGCCCGGCATCACCACGCTAGAAATCAATGATTTTGTTGCCAGACACATCACCAAGCTGGGTGGCAAGCAGTTTACGAAAGGGTATAATGGTTTTCCCGCCGAAACCTGCATTTCGATCAACGATGTCGTAGCCCACGGCATTCCCTCGAACCGGGTTCTTCAGGACGGTGACTTGCTGAAACTCGACATCGTCGCGGAATACGGAGGATGGTTTGGCGACTCGTGCATGAGCTATGCGGTGGGCAATATTCGGCCGGAAGCGCAAAAATTAATGAAGGTGACAAAGGAATGCTTGGATCTGGGAATTGCCCAGGCTGTACCCGGGGGCCGACTCGGCGATATAACGTCGGCGATTCAAAAGCATGCGGAAGCTCACGGGTATTCGGTCGTACGCGATCTGTTGGCGCACGGAATCGGTCGGAGCCTACACGAGGAACCGACCTATGAGCATATCGGCGTAGCCGGCAAAGGCATTCGATTAAAAGAAGGCATGGTGTTTACCATTGAACCGATGATTAACGAAGGTACGTTCCGTATCACGATCGACGAAGATCATTGGACGGCGAGAACGGCCGACGGCAAGTTGTCGGCACAATATGAGCATACGATCGCAATCACGTCGGATGGACCGCTGATTTTAACGGCTCAGTAA